The nucleotide sequence TACGATCTCGAAGATGATCCAATGGATCGATCTGTATTCCAAAGGACAGATCCAACCCGAGTCAGCGGACGGATATCTGATCACATTCCAGTATTATTTTGAAAACCTTCTAACGGAGTTGGAAGAATTGGAAAGGATCAGTATCTTCTTAGTTTCTACTAACTCGAACAATCATCTATTCTTCCGCGGTATAAAGCCCGAATCTTCCTTAGTCGCTGCTCCAATGATCAAACAGGATTTTATAGGAGAACAGATCGAAAAGTATAGAGGAAAGGTAATCGTTTTCCACGAAGATAGACTGCAGATCTTCCCTCTGAACTGTAATATTGTAGAAAATCCAGCGACGAAAGAATTAGAACTCGCGTTCTTAGGATTTCTTCCTTCTAGACCCGGGAATCTGCCTCACGGCGGTTTATAAGTGGGTCTTTGCCAACCCTCCGCAGACGTTCCTTTTTCCTGCGGGGCCTGCTGCGGATTATTCAATCTAGAATTAAAACCCGACCAATTCAGGACTCTCCTAAAAGAAAGAACCGAGATTTTTAAAGGATCAGTGGACTTCTCCAAACCTTATACGATGGCGGAATTCAGAAAGGTAAGAGAAGAAGCGGAAAAAAATTTTGTTAAGAAAGATCCTCTCACCTACAACTGTCCTTTTTTAGGAATGCTTACGGAAGAAGTAAACGGCCATTCTCCTGAGACCAAGGTCAGAAGTAGGATCGGTTGTATGATCCATCCGGTTTATACGGGAGATCCACGTAGCCAGAATTATTCCTTTTATGGAGCATCGATCTGCCAAGCCTACGATTGTAGGAACAAAGAAAGGAGTTTCGCGGATGAATGGGAGAGTGTATTCTCCGAATTTTCCGATGATTCTTTTTCTTATTCGGCCCTTTCTTCGGATTATAGAAGTATAGATCTGATAGAAGGTTATCTAACCGAAAAAGGGATCCCTTCTTCCGAATGGTTTACTAACTTTAGGGAGACTATTATAAAGATCCTGAAGATCAAATTCGAACAAAATATCTCCTTGTGGAATACTTCTTTCGAATTGGATATGGAAAGCCCGCCTCCGTTCCCTTATAAGGAAAGATTAGCGAAATGGTTGGGCCTGGAATCGGATGATCCCAGGCTTTAATATATTTTGAAAATCGATTTGGATTGGTGAGGAAGATTAAAAACGAAATATAGTAAGATTCTCAGTCCTTAGAGTTTTTCTTACCGAATTCTTTTTTTGCTTCTTCTACTTTAGAGTTCACTTGGCCGGCTAGTCCTTCCACGGAACGTAATGCGTCTTCGATATATTTTCTAAGATTATTTGCAACTTCGCTTTGGTCTTGAGAACCTTTTGCGGAGAGTTCTTTAAATTCTTTTTCCACTTTTAAAAGAATACTGTCCGCTTGTTCTCTCAGGGTTTTTGCCGCTCCGATCGCGAAATTCAGTGCTTCTTTGATTTCCTTTTCCATGCTTTTGATCCCTATATATTCTATGATGATTATGCGCCGCACAACGGTTTGTCAACAACTTCCCGAAACACCGCGGGCATAAAAAAGGAGTAAGGGGAAATCCCGCTTACTCCTCCGGACAAAATCCGACTTCTTAAAGATCTTAGCCTAACTGAGGTCCAAACGCTGTGAAGTCGAAGTCTTTGGAACCTTCTACATATTTTTTGAAGTTCTCAATAAACATGCCGGCAAGCTTTCTAGAAGACTCGTCATAAGCAGCTTTATCAGCCCAAGCCTCACGAGGATCCAGAATAGCGCTATCCACACCTTCTACGGTTTTAGGATATTCTACTTGGAAGATCGGATGTTTTACAAACTGAGACTTGTCGATGTTTCCGTTCATGATCTCGTCGATAATTTTACGGGTAGAAGGAAGATTCATCCTCTTACCTGTTCCGTAAGCTCCGCCAACAAGTCCTGTGTTCATCATGTATGCGCGAACGTTATGTTTACGCATCTTCTCTCCCAACAACTTAGCATAAACGGTTGGGTGTAGTGTCATGAACGCAGCTCCGAAACAAGCGGAGAAGGTAGCGGTAGGTTCTTTAACACCTCTTTCAGTTCCAGCAACTTTCGCAGTGTAACCGGAAAGGAAGTGATACATCGCTTGTTCGATAGACAAACGTGAAACAGGAGGGAGAACTCCGAATGCATCGTAAGTCAAGAAGATGATCACTTTAGGGTGGCCACCTTTGGAAGGAACTTGGATGTTTTTGATGTGGTAGATCGGGTAGGAAACTCTGGTATTTTCGGTTTTAGCGGCGGAAGTATAATCTACAACTTTCGTTTTTTCGTCGTAAACCACGTTCTCTAAAAGAGCGTCTCTTTTAATCGCTTCGAAAATTTCAGGCTCCGTTTTAGGATCTAGGTTGATCACTTTCGCGTAACAACCGCCTTCGATATTAAAAATTCCGTTATCGTCCCAGCCGTGCTCATCGTCTCCGATCAGTTTACGGTTAGGGTCAGTGGAAAGAGTAGTCTTACCTGTTCCGGAAAGCCCGAAAAACAACGCGGTGTCTCCGTCTTTGTTCCCTATATTCGCGGAACAGTGCATGGAAACGATTCCCTGCAACGGTAACTTATAGTTCATTACGGAGAAGATACCTTTTTTCATTTCTCCGCCGTATTCAGTCCCGCCGATGATGCAGAGTTTTTTTGCCAGGTTGAAGATTACGAATACTTCCGAGTTCAGGCCATGCTCTTTGTATTTTTCGTTCTTCACTCCGCAAGCGTTGATGATAGTGAATTCAGGAAGAAGATTTGCTAACTCTTCCTTGGTTGGACGAATGAACATGTTAGTACAGAAATGGTGCTGCCAAGCTTTTTCGGAAACTACACGAAGACCGATCCTGGTCTCAGGGTTTGCTCCAGCGTATCCGTCGAATACATAGAGTTTTTTTCCGCTCAGGTAATTTACACATTTCTGATAAAGCTCTTCGAAAACCGCTTCGGAGGCTTTAAAGTTGATATGACCCCACCAGATATTCTTGTTAGAAGAAGGTTCGTCTACGAAGTACTTATCTTTTGGAGAACGTCCGGTAAAAATACCGGTATCCACCATCATGGTTCCGTTAGAGGAAAGGACCGTTTCCCCGTTATTCTTTTCGTGTTCGAAAATTTCGTCGTATGAAAGGTTATGGAAGACTTCGGAGGGCTCTATACCGAGCTCCTTCAGTCCCTTCACTTGCGTCTGGGCCTGCATTTGGCTCTCCTTATTGAGATCGTATTTCAATTTTTTTTCGGGTCAGGATACCGTCAATTCGGAACCGGGTCGAATTTTGAGGCAATTCCTAAATACGACCCGCATTCTGTCTCTTTAGCGACCGCTTATTGCTGTTGTTGCTGCTGATCTTGGAAATCTTTACGATTCCCGAAATCTTCACCTCTACTCTCGTTTCGATCGCCTCTTTCTTGGTAATTACCGCGGTTCTGGTTTTTGTTTTGGTAATCTTTACGATTCCCTCTTTCCTCGTTTCCTCGGTCCCCACGATCGTATCTGTTTCCACGATCTTCTCCGCCACGATCGCCTTTACCGCGATTTTCTTTTTCGGGAGCTCTCTCGCCTTTATCGAAGCT is from Leptospira sp. WS58.C1 and encodes:
- a CDS encoding phasin-related domain-containing protein, with the protein product MEKEIKEALNFAIGAAKTLREQADSILLKVEKEFKELSAKGSQDQSEVANNLRKYIEDALRSVEGLAGQVNSKVEEAKKEFGKKNSKD
- the pckA gene encoding phosphoenolpyruvate carboxykinase (ATP), with the translated sequence MQAQTQVKGLKELGIEPSEVFHNLSYDEIFEHEKNNGETVLSSNGTMMVDTGIFTGRSPKDKYFVDEPSSNKNIWWGHINFKASEAVFEELYQKCVNYLSGKKLYVFDGYAGANPETRIGLRVVSEKAWQHHFCTNMFIRPTKEELANLLPEFTIINACGVKNEKYKEHGLNSEVFVIFNLAKKLCIIGGTEYGGEMKKGIFSVMNYKLPLQGIVSMHCSANIGNKDGDTALFFGLSGTGKTTLSTDPNRKLIGDDEHGWDDNGIFNIEGGCYAKVINLDPKTEPEIFEAIKRDALLENVVYDEKTKVVDYTSAAKTENTRVSYPIYHIKNIQVPSKGGHPKVIIFLTYDAFGVLPPVSRLSIEQAMYHFLSGYTAKVAGTERGVKEPTATFSACFGAAFMTLHPTVYAKLLGEKMRKHNVRAYMMNTGLVGGAYGTGKRMNLPSTRKIIDEIMNGNIDKSQFVKHPIFQVEYPKTVEGVDSAILDPREAWADKAAYDESSRKLAGMFIENFKKYVEGSKDFDFTAFGPQLG